Proteins from one Flavobacterium sp. N2038 genomic window:
- a CDS encoding helix-turn-helix transcriptional regulator produces MGSTERVREYLDYKGITKYKFCNDLGFSNKFLDNSSNMGTDKACKILHYYPDLNSEWLLTGNGSMIKEENTSLVIMDNDRKTVDSLHASQEIPLYDLEAVAGLRELFSSGEPQRILDTIKIPNLPKCDGAISVTGDSMYPLLKSGDIILYKETEFENIFFGEMYLLSVKLNDWEEYITVKYVQKSEQGQEYVKLVSQNSHHQPKDIHISKISALALIKASIRINTMM; encoded by the coding sequence ATGGGATCAACGGAAAGGGTTCGGGAATACCTTGATTACAAAGGGATTACTAAGTATAAGTTCTGTAATGATTTAGGATTTTCTAATAAGTTTTTGGATAATAGTAGTAATATGGGGACAGATAAAGCGTGTAAAATATTACACTACTATCCAGACTTAAATTCGGAGTGGCTATTAACGGGAAATGGATCAATGATTAAAGAAGAAAATACAAGCTTAGTAATAATGGATAATGATAGAAAAACAGTCGATTCGCTACATGCTAGTCAGGAAATACCATTGTATGATTTGGAAGCTGTTGCGGGGTTGAGAGAATTGTTTAGCAGTGGAGAACCGCAGAGAATTCTGGATACCATAAAAATTCCGAACTTGCCAAAATGTGATGGGGCAATATCTGTGACAGGAGACAGTATGTATCCATTGTTAAAATCTGGAGATATTATTCTGTATAAGGAAACAGAATTTGAAAATATCTTTTTTGGTGAAATGTATCTTTTAAGTGTGAAGCTAAATGATTGGGAAGAATATATCACTGTAAAATATGTTCAAAAATCGGAGCAAGGGCAGGAATATGTAAAATTGGTCAGTCAGAATTCGCATCATCAGCCAAAAGATATTCATATTTCAAAAATATCTGCTCTGGCACTTATAAAAGCCAGTATTCGTATTAATACGATGATGTAA
- a CDS encoding DUF3164 family protein yields MNTPLTNSINPTMDLSQFSAQQLKEALNRIENKKNEERDAYKKLVAETIPKALSRLHETSEMMRNAKTETFQLFETILDLKNQVYGFKEKQMSHTFSNDKEEITIGYRINEGWDDTVTIGIEKVQNYISSLSTSRETAALVKIVFNLLKKDAKGNLKGSRVLELQKLTKEFNNEEFTDGVEIIASSFKPIRSSWFIEANKIDENGVRTNIPLSMSSVDFLQGYAFNFFNQQNEQSHAA; encoded by the coding sequence ATGAACACGCCATTAACAAACTCAATCAACCCAACTATGGATTTGTCGCAATTTTCTGCCCAGCAATTAAAAGAAGCTTTAAACCGAATTGAAAATAAAAAAAATGAAGAAAGAGATGCTTACAAAAAACTGGTCGCCGAAACGATTCCGAAAGCACTTTCGAGATTACATGAAACTTCAGAAATGATGAGAAATGCTAAAACAGAAACTTTTCAATTGTTTGAAACTATTCTGGATTTAAAAAATCAGGTTTATGGTTTTAAAGAAAAACAGATGTCACATACTTTTTCTAATGATAAAGAGGAAATCACGATTGGATATCGCATTAATGAGGGCTGGGACGATACTGTAACTATTGGAATCGAAAAAGTACAAAACTATATTTCTTCTCTTTCTACGAGTAGAGAAACAGCAGCACTGGTTAAAATCGTTTTTAATCTACTAAAAAAAGATGCTAAAGGAAATTTAAAAGGTTCGCGCGTTCTGGAACTTCAGAAATTAACAAAAGAGTTTAATAATGAGGAATTTACAGATGGTGTAGAAATTATTGCTTCTTCTTTTAAACCTATCCGCTCAAGCTGGTTTATTGAGGCAAACAAAATTGACGAAAATGGTGTAAGAACCAATATTCCATTGTCTATGTCCTCTGTAGATTTTTTGCAAGGATATGCCTTTAATTTCTTTAATCAGCAAAACGAACAAAGTCATGCAGCCTAG